A window from Peromyscus eremicus chromosome 1, PerEre_H2_v1, whole genome shotgun sequence encodes these proteins:
- the LOC131899905 gene encoding acyl-coenzyme A synthetase ACSM2, mitochondrial isoform X1, with the protein MHWLWKIPRYCALWGTEMFSRTFHINIKKQMSIKWGHQEVPAKSNFASDVIDHWANMEKAGKRPPHPALWWVSGSGQEVKWNFRELSNISQQAANVLSGACGLQRGDRVAVVLPQVPEWWLVTLGCFRTGLVFMPGTIQMKSADILYRLQSSKARAIVAGDEVAQEVDAVAPECPFLKVKLLVSEKRREGWLNFKALLKDASTTHHCVETGSHESAAIYFTSGTSGPPKMVEHSHSSLGIKAKMDAGTWTGLDVSDTIWTISDTGWIVNILASFLEPWSLGACTFVHLLPKFDPQTVLKVLSNYPINSMVGAPLIYRMLLQQDLSSYKFPHLHSCFTGGESLLPETLENWKAKTGLDIREFYGQTETGLTCRVSRTMTVKPGSLGTAVPHYDVQIIDEHGNVLPPGKEGDIAIRVKPIRPVGIFSGYLENPKKTEANIRGDFWLLGDRGTKDSEGYFHFLGRTDDIINSSGTYFCRYRIGPSEVENALMEHPAVVETAVVSSPDSTRGEVVKAFVVLAPEFLSHDPDQLTKLLQHHVRSVTAPYKYPRKVEFVLDLPKTIMGKIDRKKLRAKEWKTSGQAQAQ; encoded by the exons ATGCATTGGCTGTGGAAAATTCCAAGATATTGTGCCCTCTGGGGTACTGAAATGTTCAGCCGTACATTCCATATTAATATCAAGAAACAAATGTCCATAAAGTGGGGCCACCAGGAAGTACCTGCCAAGTCCAACTTCGCTAGTGATGTTATAGATCACTGGGCCAACATGGAGAAG GCTGGCAAGAGACCTCCACATCCAGCCCTGTGGTGGGTGAGTGGTAGTGGGCAAGAAGTAAAGTGGAACTTCAGAGAACTGAGTAACATCAGCCAACAGGCAGCCAATGTCCTCTCGGGGGCCTGTGGCCTGCAGCGTGGGGACCGTGTGGCAGTGGTACTTCCCCAAGTCCCGGAATGGTGGCTGGTGACCCTGGGCTGCTTTCGGACTG GCCTTGTTTTCATGCCTGGAACCATCCAGATGAAATCTGCAGACATACTATACAGGCTGCAGTCATCCAAGGCCAGGGCCATTGTGGCCGGGGATGAAGTGGCCCAAGAAGTGGATGCTGTGGCCCccgagtgcccttttctgaaggtcaAGTTGCTGGTGTctgaaaaaaggagagaaggatggcTCAACTTCAAGGCGTTGCTAAA GGATGCATCCACCACTCATCACTGTGTGGAAACTGGAAGCCATGAGTCAGCTGCCATCTACTTCACTAGTGGGACCAGTGGCCCTCCCAAGATGGTAGAACACTCCCATTCCAGCCTGGGTATCAAGGCCAAGATGGACGCCGG GACCTGGACAGGCCTGGATGTCTCTGACACGATATGGACCATCTCAGACACAGGTTGGATAGTGAACATTTTAGCCTCATTTCTGGAACCTTGGTCATTGGGAGCATGCACATTTGTCCATCTTTTGCCAAAGTTTGATCCACAGACTGTTCTAAAG GTGCTGTCCAACTATCCCATCAACAGCATGGTGGGTGCCCCCCTCATTTACCGGATGTTGCTACAACAAGATCTTTCCAG TTACAAGTTCCCACACCTGCACAGCTGCTTCACTGGAGGGGAAAGCCTTCTCCCAGAGACTCTGGAGAACTGGAAAGCCAAGACAGGACTGGACATCCGAGAGTTCTATGGCCAGACAGAAACG GGTCTCACCTGCAGAGTTTCCAGAACGATGACCGTCAAACCAGGCTCCCTTGGAACAGCTGTCCCCCATTATGACGTACAG atCATAGATGAACATGGAAATGTCCTGCCCCCTGGCAAGGAAGGAGACATAGCCATCAGGGTGAAGCCCATCCGGCCTGTAGGCATCTTCTCTGGATACTTG GAAAATCCCAAGAAGACAGAGGCCAATATTCGAGGAGACTTTTGGCTTCTGGGAGACCGGGGAACCAAGGATTCAGAAGGGTATTTCCACTTCTTGGGGCGGACAGACGATATCATTAATTCCAGCGG GACATACTTTTGCAGGTACCGGATTGGACCATCAGAGGTAGAGAATGCATTGATGGAGCACCCTGCCGTGGTTGAGACAGCTGTGGTCAGCAGCCCAGACTCTACCAGAGGAGAG GTGGTAAAGGCATTTGTGGTCCTTGCCCCTGAGTTTCTGTCCCATGACCCAGACCAGCTCACCAAGTTACTGCAGCATCATGTGAGGTCAGTGACAGCACCATACAAGTACCCCAGAAAG GTGGAGTTTGTCTTGGACCTGCCCAAGACCATCATGGGGAAAATTGATCGGAAAAAGCTTCGAGCCAAGGAATGGAAAACATCAGGACAAGCCCAGGCCCAGTGA
- the LOC131899905 gene encoding acyl-coenzyme A synthetase ACSM2, mitochondrial isoform X2: protein MHWLWKIPRYCALWGTEMFSRTFHINIKKQMSIKWGHQEVPAKSNFASDVIDHWANMEKAGKRPPHPALWWVSGSGQEVKWNFRELSNISQQAANVLSGACGLQRGDRVAVVLPQVPEWWLVTLGCFRTGLVFMPGTIQMKSADILYRLQSSKARAIVAGDEVAQEVDAVAPECPFLKVKLLVSEKRREGWLNFKALLKDASTTHHCVETGSHESAAIYFTSGTSGPPKMVEHSHSSLGIKAKMDAGTWTGLDVSDTIWTISDTGWIVNILASFLEPWSLGACTFVHLLPKFDPQTVLKVLSNYPINSMVGAPLIYRMLLQQDLSSYKFPHLHSCFTGGESLLPETLENWKAKTGLDIREFYGQTETGLTCRVSRTMTVKPGSLGTAVPHYDVQIIDEHGNVLPPGKEGDIAIRVKPIRPVGIFSGYLENPKKTEANIRGDFWLLGDRGTKDSEGYFHFLGRTDDIINSSGYRIGPSEVENALMEHPAVVETAVVSSPDSTRGEVVKAFVVLAPEFLSHDPDQLTKLLQHHVRSVTAPYKYPRKVEFVLDLPKTIMGKIDRKKLRAKEWKTSGQAQAQ, encoded by the exons ATGCATTGGCTGTGGAAAATTCCAAGATATTGTGCCCTCTGGGGTACTGAAATGTTCAGCCGTACATTCCATATTAATATCAAGAAACAAATGTCCATAAAGTGGGGCCACCAGGAAGTACCTGCCAAGTCCAACTTCGCTAGTGATGTTATAGATCACTGGGCCAACATGGAGAAG GCTGGCAAGAGACCTCCACATCCAGCCCTGTGGTGGGTGAGTGGTAGTGGGCAAGAAGTAAAGTGGAACTTCAGAGAACTGAGTAACATCAGCCAACAGGCAGCCAATGTCCTCTCGGGGGCCTGTGGCCTGCAGCGTGGGGACCGTGTGGCAGTGGTACTTCCCCAAGTCCCGGAATGGTGGCTGGTGACCCTGGGCTGCTTTCGGACTG GCCTTGTTTTCATGCCTGGAACCATCCAGATGAAATCTGCAGACATACTATACAGGCTGCAGTCATCCAAGGCCAGGGCCATTGTGGCCGGGGATGAAGTGGCCCAAGAAGTGGATGCTGTGGCCCccgagtgcccttttctgaaggtcaAGTTGCTGGTGTctgaaaaaaggagagaaggatggcTCAACTTCAAGGCGTTGCTAAA GGATGCATCCACCACTCATCACTGTGTGGAAACTGGAAGCCATGAGTCAGCTGCCATCTACTTCACTAGTGGGACCAGTGGCCCTCCCAAGATGGTAGAACACTCCCATTCCAGCCTGGGTATCAAGGCCAAGATGGACGCCGG GACCTGGACAGGCCTGGATGTCTCTGACACGATATGGACCATCTCAGACACAGGTTGGATAGTGAACATTTTAGCCTCATTTCTGGAACCTTGGTCATTGGGAGCATGCACATTTGTCCATCTTTTGCCAAAGTTTGATCCACAGACTGTTCTAAAG GTGCTGTCCAACTATCCCATCAACAGCATGGTGGGTGCCCCCCTCATTTACCGGATGTTGCTACAACAAGATCTTTCCAG TTACAAGTTCCCACACCTGCACAGCTGCTTCACTGGAGGGGAAAGCCTTCTCCCAGAGACTCTGGAGAACTGGAAAGCCAAGACAGGACTGGACATCCGAGAGTTCTATGGCCAGACAGAAACG GGTCTCACCTGCAGAGTTTCCAGAACGATGACCGTCAAACCAGGCTCCCTTGGAACAGCTGTCCCCCATTATGACGTACAG atCATAGATGAACATGGAAATGTCCTGCCCCCTGGCAAGGAAGGAGACATAGCCATCAGGGTGAAGCCCATCCGGCCTGTAGGCATCTTCTCTGGATACTTG GAAAATCCCAAGAAGACAGAGGCCAATATTCGAGGAGACTTTTGGCTTCTGGGAGACCGGGGAACCAAGGATTCAGAAGGGTATTTCCACTTCTTGGGGCGGACAGACGATATCATTAATTCCAGCGG GTACCGGATTGGACCATCAGAGGTAGAGAATGCATTGATGGAGCACCCTGCCGTGGTTGAGACAGCTGTGGTCAGCAGCCCAGACTCTACCAGAGGAGAG GTGGTAAAGGCATTTGTGGTCCTTGCCCCTGAGTTTCTGTCCCATGACCCAGACCAGCTCACCAAGTTACTGCAGCATCATGTGAGGTCAGTGACAGCACCATACAAGTACCCCAGAAAG GTGGAGTTTGTCTTGGACCTGCCCAAGACCATCATGGGGAAAATTGATCGGAAAAAGCTTCGAGCCAAGGAATGGAAAACATCAGGACAAGCCCAGGCCCAGTGA